A genome region from Hevea brasiliensis isolate MT/VB/25A 57/8 chromosome 9, ASM3005281v1, whole genome shotgun sequence includes the following:
- the LOC110637042 gene encoding peroxisome biogenesis protein 16 produces MEAYKRWVRRNKDYVHSLESLTNGLTWLLPERFSASEIGPEAVTAILGIITAINEHIIETTPTQWQAGFVEPFSFPYSLCISAVKDLETLVEVTAQHYYGEDKKWNFIAVTEALKVLVRLALFRNSGYKMLLHGGETPNTEKHSNLSSQQTVGGFSKHGNHHGPSHSRYINGRNPWNLEGRALSALSRFGENARMVSDRVWLGRVQHQHAIIEPPSPVVQRMTLATILSEKGLHGALFVMGEVLCITRPLIYVLFIRKYGIRSWTPWFLSLAVDFIGIGFLTQATKSMHGGKGQPLHLTVSEMDELKRRKLLWALYLMRDPFFSKYTRQRLESTEKLLEPVPIIGLLTAKIVELVIGAQTRYTYMSGS; encoded by the exons ATGGAGGCTTATAAAAGATGGGTTAGGAGGAATAAAGACTACGTGCACTCACTGGAATCTCTTACCAAT GGATTGACGTGGCTTCTTCCTGAGCGGTTTTCTGCTTCAGAGATAGGACCAGAAGCAG TAACTGCTATCTTGGGCATAATCACTGCTATCAACGAGCATATAATCGAAACGACTCCAACCCAATGGCAGGCTGGCTTTGTAGAGCCATTTTCTTTCCCTTATTCATTGTGCATATCTGCGGTAAAGGACTTGGAAACACTAGTTGAAGTTACAGCACAACATTATTATGGTGAAGATAAGAAATGGAATTTCATAGCTGTTACAGAAGCATTGAA GGTGTTAGTTAGATTGGCGTTGTTCCGGAACAGTGGATATAAGATGCTTCTGCATGGAGGAGAGACACCAAATACTGAAAAGCATTCAAATTTATCTTCTCAGCAAACTGTTGGAGGTTTCTCAAAGCATGGAAACCATCATGGGCCTAGTCATTCACGATATATTAATGGACGGAATCCATGGAATCTAGAAGGGAGGGCATTGTCAGCATTGAGTAGGTTTGGAGAAAATGCTAGAATGGTATCTGACCGGGTATGGTTGGGTAGGGTTCAACATCAACATGCAATCATAGAGCCTCCAT CTCCAGTGGTTCAGAGGATGACACTTGCCACAATATTGTCTGAGAAAGGTTTACATGGAGCACTATTTGTCATGGGAGAGGTGCTCTGTATCACAAGACCGCTTATTTATGTTTTGTTTATCAGAAAATATGGAATTCGGTCATGGACCCCTTGGTTTCTTTCTCTAGCTGTGGATTTTATTGGAATAGGCTTTCTAACCCAAGCTACAAAGTCAATGCATGGTGGAAAAGGGCAACCATTGCATCTTACTGTCTCTGAAATGGATGAG ttaaaaagaagaaaattgttaTGGGCTCTTTACCTTATGAGAGATCCATTCTTTAGCAAGTACACCAG GCAAAGACTTGAAAGCACTGAAAAACTACTGGAACCTGTTCCTATTATCGGGCTTCTAACAG CAAAAATTGTTGAGCTTGTTATTGGAGCTCAGACTCGTTACACTTACATGTCAGGATCATGA
- the LOC110637043 gene encoding ubiquitin-related modifier 1 homolog 2, translating to MQLTLEFGGGLELLCNSVKIHNVNVQLKNGVEKLTMKDLLAWVRTNLIKERPEMFMKGDSVRPGVLVLVNDCDWELSGQLDTTLEEKDVVVFISTLHGG from the exons ATGCAACTCACTCTGGAATTCGG TGGAGGGCTAGAGCTCCTTTGTAATTCAGTGAAGATTCATAATGTCAATGTCCAACTGAAAAATGGAGTAGAGaag TTAACCATGAAAGACTTGCTCGCTTGGGTTCGCACAAATTTAATCAAGGAGAGGCCTGAAATGTTCATGAAAGGGGATTCTGT GAGACCTGGCGTCCTGGTCCTCGTGAATGATTGTGATTGGGAGCTTAGTGGCCAGCTTGATACCACGCTGGAAGAGAAGGATGTGGTCGTCTTTATTTCAACCTTGCATGGCGGATAG